CAAATAAAAGGAGGCGAAGAAGATGAAAGAAGAGGGAATAAAAGGAATAAAAGGGAAGGAAGAATTGGGAAATATAGAGGAGTGTAGGATGGGAAGAAGAGTAAAAGGAATAGTAATGGTGATGGTGGTGATGATGGGATGTAATAGTGGAGGAGTAAGTGGAGAAGGGACAGGAGAAGAAGGGAAAGGAAGGAAGGGAGATGGGAGTGTAATAGATTTAAAGGGAGTAAGTAAAAAGATAAGAGATGCGGTGGAGTTTGCGGGGAGTGTAAAGGAAGTGGAAACTTTAGTTAAGTCAATAGATGCACTTGCTAAAGCGATTGGAAAGAAAATTCAGGCTGCTGGTGCTACTGCTGCCAATGCTAATCAGAATGATTCACTAGTTGTAGGAGCATACAATATAATATCAGATGCAAAGGCTAAGTTAGAAGTATTAGAAGCTAAGGCTGGTAAGTTTAGTGGAATAAAGGAAAAGGTTGCATCTGCTAAGAGTTCAAGTAAATCTTTATTAGATAAATGGGCTGAAAGTCATGGTGATCTTGGTAAAGGTGGTGCTGAAGACAGTGCTGTAAAGAAAGCTATGGATAAAAGTGATGCTACTGGTGGTAAGGGGAAGAAAGAACTTGAGGATTTAAATAAAGAAATTGTTAGTTTGATTATCGATGTTACCAATGTAGTAGAAGATGAAATCAAGA
The Borrelia duttonii Ly DNA segment above includes these coding regions:
- a CDS encoding Vsp/OspC family lipoprotein, with amino-acid sequence MKEEGIKGIKGKEELGNIEECRMGRRVKGIVMVMVVMMGCNSGGVSGEGTGEEGKGRKGDGSVIDLKGVSKKIRDAVEFAGSVKEVETLVKSIDALAKAIGKKIQAAGATAANANQNDSLVVGAYNIISDAKAKLEVLEAKAGKFSGIKEKVASAKSSSKSLLDKWAESHGDLGKGGAEDSAVKKAMDKSDATGGKGKKELEDLNKEIVSLIIDVTNVVEDEIKKLTEKPVKPAFGD